A stretch of Rubinisphaera margarita DNA encodes these proteins:
- a CDS encoding tetratricopeptide repeat protein — MAPGMLEQTKTEAMTLIRQRQYAEALEVLDAVSGLPAHEMLDVLEMRAMCYFRTKDFAQACACYQQIADEDPTSSKPLTNLGAVYNRLKQYPEAVSALRKAIQRDKQNFDAYYNLGFAHRNSGHPELAVPAYKEAIKLNPQFDQAHLNLANAYLDLNNNRLAIAHYQAALAINPELEAASRGLKKAQEREISSTSTQNPFGRLVDVTQLSHKKCSTAMRQLSEADRKADREDVLKLTKALRNAARHVSEDIREKMEPALLALTRSLIDGENRPDLIAQNYDQFRAQIPRFDEGRRYLKRAVLELRGHEEMMNTPDISEL; from the coding sequence ATGGCACCCGGCATGCTGGAACAGACGAAAACAGAAGCGATGACGCTGATACGTCAGCGTCAATACGCGGAAGCACTGGAGGTGCTCGACGCGGTGAGCGGACTGCCTGCTCACGAGATGCTCGATGTGCTCGAAATGCGTGCGATGTGCTACTTCCGCACCAAAGATTTTGCGCAGGCGTGTGCCTGTTATCAGCAGATTGCCGATGAGGATCCCACGAGTTCCAAACCGCTGACCAATCTGGGTGCGGTTTACAATCGTCTTAAGCAGTATCCGGAAGCAGTCTCTGCGTTGCGGAAAGCGATTCAGCGGGACAAGCAGAACTTCGATGCCTACTACAACCTGGGCTTTGCGCACCGCAACTCCGGGCATCCGGAACTGGCTGTTCCGGCGTATAAGGAAGCGATCAAGCTCAATCCACAGTTCGATCAGGCTCATCTGAATCTGGCGAACGCGTATCTGGATCTCAACAACAATCGTCTGGCGATTGCCCATTATCAGGCGGCTCTGGCAATCAATCCGGAACTCGAGGCGGCAAGCCGGGGACTGAAGAAAGCTCAGGAGCGGGAGATCAGCTCCACATCGACGCAGAACCCGTTCGGGCGGCTGGTTGATGTCACGCAGTTGTCCCATAAGAAATGTTCGACGGCGATGCGGCAGCTGTCGGAAGCGGATCGGAAGGCCGACCGTGAGGACGTACTGAAGCTGACGAAAGCTCTTCGAAATGCGGCTCGGCATGTCTCCGAGGACATTCGTGAGAAGATGGAGCCGGCACTGCTCGCGTTGACGCGATCGCTGATCGATGGAGAGAATCGTCCCGACCTGATCGCCCAGAACTACGATCAGTTCCGGGCCCAGATTCCTCGCTTCGACGAAGGCCGCCGCTATCTCAAACGCGCCGTCCTCGAACTTCGTGGACACGAAGAAATGATGAATACTCCCGACATCAGCGAACTCTGA
- the serS gene encoding serine--tRNA ligase, with protein MLDLQFICDELDQVRQNCENRGIRVDLDALIALRDQRRELITSGDKLRSEQKEVSSRIPKASKDEKPQLIAQGKELREQVGKVEEQQKEVEQKLREIQSQIPNMTHPDAPVGRSEDDSVTVREVGDKPQFDFKPLDHVDIAEKLDLLDLNAGGKVAGHGFYFLKNEAVLLELALVQYAVEKLLAEGFTIMTTPDLARDEVLEGVGFNPRGDEAQIYSIENTDLNLVATAEITLGGMLKDETLDVDKLPIKVAGISHCFRTEAGAHGRATRGIYRVHQFTKVEIFGFTAPDTKLSDEFHQQILKIEEEIFQGLGIPYRVLDIATGDMGGPAYRKFDLEAWMPGRGESGEYGEVTSCSNCTDYQSRRLNVRCKTQGTKGTQFVHTLNGTAVAVTRALIALLENNQQADGSVVVPEVLRKWVGKDRIEPR; from the coding sequence ATGCTCGATCTGCAGTTTATCTGTGATGAACTCGACCAGGTTCGCCAGAATTGTGAAAACCGTGGCATCCGTGTCGACCTCGACGCTCTGATTGCACTCCGCGATCAGCGCCGCGAATTGATCACCAGCGGGGACAAACTGCGTTCCGAACAGAAGGAAGTCTCCAGCCGCATTCCGAAGGCCTCGAAAGACGAGAAGCCGCAGTTGATCGCTCAGGGAAAAGAACTCCGCGAGCAGGTCGGCAAGGTTGAAGAACAGCAGAAAGAGGTCGAGCAGAAGCTGCGGGAAATCCAGTCACAGATTCCGAACATGACGCATCCCGACGCCCCGGTCGGTCGCAGCGAGGATGACTCGGTCACGGTTCGGGAAGTCGGAGACAAACCGCAGTTCGATTTCAAGCCGCTCGATCACGTCGACATCGCGGAGAAGCTCGATCTACTCGACCTGAATGCAGGTGGCAAGGTCGCCGGGCATGGCTTCTATTTCTTGAAGAACGAAGCCGTTCTACTCGAACTGGCTCTGGTGCAGTATGCTGTCGAAAAGCTGCTGGCCGAGGGCTTTACGATCATGACAACCCCCGACCTGGCCCGCGATGAGGTGCTCGAAGGGGTCGGCTTCAATCCCCGCGGTGACGAGGCCCAGATCTACTCGATCGAGAATACCGATTTGAATCTGGTCGCCACGGCCGAGATTACCTTGGGCGGGATGCTCAAGGACGAGACGCTCGATGTCGACAAACTGCCGATTAAAGTCGCCGGGATTTCGCACTGCTTCCGCACCGAAGCCGGCGCTCATGGACGGGCAACCCGCGGGATTTACCGCGTGCACCAGTTCACCAAAGTCGAAATCTTCGGCTTCACTGCTCCCGACACGAAGCTGTCCGACGAGTTCCACCAGCAGATCCTGAAAATCGAGGAAGAGATTTTCCAGGGTCTGGGAATTCCCTACCGCGTGCTCGATATCGCAACCGGCGATATGGGCGGCCCGGCTTATCGCAAGTTCGACCTCGAAGCATGGATGCCAGGACGAGGGGAGTCTGGCGAATATGGCGAAGTCACGAGCTGCTCGAATTGCACGGATTATCAATCCCGCCGCTTGAATGTCCGCTGCAAGACGCAGGGCACGAAGGGGACTCAGTTCGTGCACACCCTGAATGGGACCGCCGTTGCGGTGACGCGAGCCTTGATCGCTCTGCTGGAAAACAATCAGCAGGCCGATGGCAGTGTTGTGGTGCCAGAAGTGCTGAGGAAGTGGGTCGGCAAGGATCGGATCGAACCGCGATAA
- a CDS encoding aminotransferase class V-fold PLP-dependent enzyme, producing MDDVIYLDHAATSAPKPERVAARIARYLQMEGLSAGRGSYRRAVTIGQEIEGGRKKLASLIHAESADRVVFTTSGTEALNLALGCLGQEPGHVIVTSWEHNSVLRPLAAAADRGVTITEVEPGADGRTDPGDVRAAITSETKLICCVHASNVTGVIQPVGEICQLAKERGILSLIDAAQTVGHLPIDVQEMGCSLLAAPCHKGLLAPLGTGFLYLQPGLEDRIPPLQFGGTGTQSEQAVQPAELPYRYESGSRNVPGLIGLAASLEAMSPESIADDAAHQRELTAFCLDRLKGIPGVTVSLPDLPGELRVGVLSLNVEGQDPRVVGTILDEYFQIEVRTGFHCAPQAHQWLGTAELGGTVRISFGSTTSESEIEKLADALQQIAGSF from the coding sequence ATGGACGATGTCATTTATCTTGATCATGCCGCCACGAGTGCCCCGAAGCCGGAGCGTGTTGCTGCGCGGATTGCCCGGTATCTGCAGATGGAAGGGCTTTCGGCTGGCCGCGGAAGTTATCGCAGAGCCGTCACGATCGGGCAGGAGATTGAGGGCGGACGCAAGAAGCTGGCGTCGCTGATTCATGCGGAATCGGCCGATCGCGTGGTCTTCACCACCAGTGGAACGGAAGCTCTCAATCTGGCGCTCGGCTGTCTGGGCCAGGAGCCGGGCCATGTGATTGTCACAAGCTGGGAGCACAACTCGGTGCTGCGCCCTCTCGCCGCTGCTGCGGATCGCGGGGTGACGATCACTGAAGTGGAGCCGGGAGCGGATGGGCGAACTGATCCCGGCGATGTTCGAGCGGCGATCACTTCTGAGACGAAACTGATCTGCTGCGTGCATGCCTCGAATGTCACGGGCGTGATTCAGCCGGTCGGCGAGATTTGCCAGCTGGCGAAGGAGCGCGGGATCCTTTCGTTGATCGACGCGGCTCAAACGGTTGGGCATCTGCCGATCGATGTGCAGGAGATGGGCTGCAGCTTGCTGGCCGCTCCGTGTCATAAGGGATTACTCGCTCCACTCGGGACCGGGTTTCTTTACCTGCAGCCGGGCCTTGAAGACCGGATTCCTCCCCTGCAGTTCGGCGGCACCGGAACGCAGAGTGAACAGGCGGTGCAGCCGGCGGAGTTGCCGTATCGTTACGAGTCGGGCAGCAGAAACGTGCCGGGACTGATCGGGCTGGCCGCCTCGCTCGAAGCAATGTCGCCGGAATCGATCGCGGACGACGCCGCTCATCAGCGGGAGTTGACTGCGTTCTGCCTCGACCGGCTCAAGGGGATTCCGGGCGTGACAGTCTCTCTCCCCGACCTTCCCGGGGAACTGCGAGTCGGCGTCCTCAGCCTGAATGTCGAGGGGCAGGATCCGCGGGTTGTCGGCACGATTCTGGATGAATACTTCCAGATCGAAGTCCGCACCGGGTTTCACTGCGCCCCGCAGGCTCACCAGTGGCTGGGAACAGCCGAGCTGGGAGGAACTGTGCGGATCAGCTTTGGCAGCACGACGAGTGAATCAGAAATTGAGAAACTGGCGGACGCTCTGCAGCAGATTGCCGGTTCGTTTTAG
- a CDS encoding DUF1501 domain-containing protein produces the protein MRFRSAMPRREFLQKSANGFGAAALSALMSDAFAAGDLRTTGTHHTPRAKSVIFLYMDGGVSQVDSFDPKPLLEKEHGNPIKAKVQATQFDNIGKVLKSPWKFRNYGESGLPVSELFPRTAECIDDLCIIRSMTSAFPEHTNANYFLHTGHGLQGRPSMGAWTCYGLGTESQNLPGFIVLNGGLIPPGGLDCFHNGFLPATYQGSLFKQGSVPVADIVPRETSSDRQQRKMALMRQLDNALLQQTGPHDAIESAIANYELAYRMQTSVPGLMDITGESKETQELYGLTAEFPQTRTYAHQCLVARRLVERGVRFIELTCPAVRGDRWDQHSRLKEGHENNALAVDQPIAGLLKDLKQRGMLDETLVIWAGEFGRTPMAQGTNGRDHNPSGFTVWMAGGGVKGGMAYGATDEYGYYAIENKLQIHDLHATMLHLLGIDHERLTVRHSSRDMRLTDVHGNVVHEIIS, from the coding sequence ATGAGATTTCGATCAGCGATGCCGCGACGGGAGTTCCTGCAGAAGTCGGCGAACGGCTTCGGGGCGGCTGCTCTGAGTGCGCTCATGAGTGATGCGTTCGCCGCGGGCGATCTGCGGACCACCGGAACGCACCACACGCCGCGAGCGAAGAGCGTCATCTTTCTCTACATGGACGGCGGCGTGTCGCAGGTCGATTCGTTCGACCCGAAGCCGCTGCTCGAGAAAGAGCACGGCAATCCGATCAAAGCCAAGGTGCAGGCGACGCAGTTCGACAACATCGGCAAGGTGCTCAAGTCCCCCTGGAAGTTCCGCAACTACGGCGAAAGCGGGCTGCCGGTCAGCGAGCTGTTTCCCAGAACCGCCGAATGCATCGATGACCTCTGCATCATCCGCTCGATGACCTCGGCTTTCCCCGAGCACACCAACGCCAACTACTTCCTGCACACCGGCCACGGCCTGCAGGGGCGGCCGAGTATGGGAGCGTGGACCTGTTACGGACTTGGCACCGAATCGCAGAATCTGCCCGGCTTCATCGTCCTGAATGGCGGACTGATTCCGCCGGGTGGACTCGACTGTTTTCACAACGGCTTCCTGCCGGCCACTTATCAGGGGTCGCTCTTCAAGCAGGGCTCGGTCCCGGTCGCCGATATCGTGCCTCGGGAAACGTCGTCCGATCGGCAGCAGCGGAAGATGGCCCTGATGCGTCAGCTCGACAATGCGCTGCTGCAACAGACCGGCCCGCACGATGCGATTGAATCGGCCATCGCCAACTATGAACTCGCCTATCGCATGCAAACTTCGGTTCCCGGGCTGATGGACATCACCGGCGAGTCGAAAGAGACGCAGGAGCTCTACGGCCTGACAGCCGAGTTCCCGCAGACGCGGACTTACGCCCATCAATGCCTGGTCGCCCGCCGGCTCGTGGAACGGGGCGTCCGCTTTATCGAACTGACCTGCCCGGCTGTTCGTGGCGATCGCTGGGATCAGCATTCCAGGCTGAAGGAGGGCCACGAGAACAACGCCCTGGCGGTCGACCAGCCGATCGCCGGACTGCTGAAAGATCTGAAGCAGCGGGGCATGCTCGATGAAACGCTCGTCATCTGGGCGGGCGAATTCGGCCGCACGCCGATGGCCCAGGGCACCAACGGCCGCGATCACAATCCGTCCGGCTTCACCGTCTGGATGGCTGGCGGCGGCGTCAAAGGGGGCATGGCTTATGGTGCGACCGACGAATACGGCTACTACGCGATCGAAAACAAACTGCAGATTCACGACCTGCACGCGACCATGCTGCACCTGCTCGGCATCGACCACGAACGCCTCACCGTCCGCCACAGCAGCCGGGATATGCGCCTGACCGATGTCCACGGTAACGTCGTGCATGAGATTATCAGCTAG
- a CDS encoding PSD1 and planctomycete cytochrome C domain-containing protein, which produces MRISACLLLCLLALPLSWCAASEEQDAAQIEFFEKHVRPLLIERCQSCHGVDEQEGSLRLDSRHGLLEGGDTGPAIVPGKPDESELVLAISYDPDGYQMPPDGKLSDEEIGILTQWIANGAVWPGGDEPVEAAEEGFDPASPDHWSLYPPKMPAIPQPAQQEWSSHPIDAFILRKLEEAELSPSEPTSRELLLRRATFDLTGLPPTAGQRERFLNSDDPQAYEQLIAELLASPRYGEHWGRHWLDLVRYAETMGHEFDYLINEAWRYRDYVIRALNNDVPYDQFAREHIAGDLLTEPRFDPETGLNESILATGFYWFGQAKHSPVDIRAEQCDLLDNQIDVLTKTFLGMTVACARCHDHKFDPIPTSDYYAMAGILESSRRSYVDLRDAETLDATVIRMLQLKEEHKGKVLDHAVAQLRNTMPADLEGFAIADPAAKDLSQPWTVWKRLASLNDGKQFQNAKQKLLRQLREHNAACAAYEKQSSVYEDFRTGMPTSWIPQGQSFAATGDRVDFLFSADPWHPLERIVPRHQVHSGSASGLTYGVLRTPTFVIDKPFIDYHVTRTNGSRLTEVRHDGRLKDGQIHLVIDCFQQARSPIYGQLSLKVEANGKPHWTRQDVSKWVGHRAYIEFMDEDRGHLAVDEVRFSDGQTPVTPAHEELIALLDNPAIDSPAAFRTAFAELVSGSLEQVRTMAGSGQQPDALAIDLVNGLLDQQQTGDMTQPRPEWLDALYVERTSLEKQLDTPVLGVAMVDGSPIDSPLLIRGNPGKPSDEVPRQFLSVLGGTPEDIPADQSGRLQLAEAMTSPENPLFDRVIVNRIWKHHFGRGLVPTPDDFGRMGTPPSHPELLDWLAIEFRKNGRSLKWLHRELMTTATYQMSSDIRPDCQEADPQNVLLHRMPVRRLGAEAIRDSMLAVAGTLDETQFGPPVPTYLTPFMQGRGRPKASGPLNGSNRRSIYLEVRRNFLSPMFLAFDYPLPLTTTGRRSVSNVPAQALVMMNNEFAWLQADLWAMNVLEQPERPLEQRITDLYLTAYSRKPTEIEVNTGRQFIEDELAAGRTEREVWQDYCQVLMNAKEFMFIR; this is translated from the coding sequence ATGCGTATTTCTGCCTGTCTGCTTCTCTGTCTGCTCGCGCTGCCGCTGTCGTGGTGCGCCGCTTCCGAGGAACAGGACGCTGCCCAGATCGAGTTTTTCGAGAAGCACGTTCGTCCGCTGCTGATCGAACGCTGCCAGTCCTGTCATGGCGTCGACGAACAGGAAGGAAGCCTCCGGCTCGACTCGCGACATGGTTTGCTTGAAGGGGGCGACACCGGTCCGGCGATCGTTCCCGGAAAACCCGACGAAAGCGAACTTGTTCTCGCCATCAGCTACGATCCGGACGGCTACCAGATGCCGCCGGATGGCAAACTGTCCGACGAAGAAATCGGCATTCTGACGCAGTGGATCGCGAACGGAGCCGTCTGGCCGGGCGGCGATGAACCGGTCGAAGCCGCGGAGGAGGGATTCGATCCCGCGTCACCCGATCACTGGTCGCTCTATCCGCCGAAGATGCCGGCGATCCCTCAGCCAGCTCAGCAGGAGTGGAGCAGCCACCCGATTGACGCGTTTATCCTGCGAAAGCTGGAGGAGGCGGAGCTGTCCCCTTCCGAGCCGACGAGTCGGGAACTGCTGCTGCGTCGTGCCACGTTCGATCTGACGGGACTTCCGCCCACCGCCGGGCAGCGGGAACGATTTCTCAACAGCGACGATCCGCAGGCGTACGAACAGCTGATCGCGGAGTTGCTGGCTTCTCCCCGCTATGGCGAACACTGGGGACGGCACTGGCTCGATCTCGTCCGTTACGCCGAGACGATGGGGCACGAGTTTGATTATCTCATCAACGAAGCCTGGCGGTATCGCGACTACGTCATTCGGGCTTTGAATAACGATGTCCCGTACGATCAGTTTGCCCGCGAGCATATTGCCGGCGATCTGCTGACCGAACCACGATTCGATCCGGAAACGGGACTGAATGAATCGATTCTCGCGACCGGCTTCTACTGGTTCGGACAGGCCAAACACTCCCCGGTCGATATCCGAGCCGAGCAGTGCGATCTGCTCGACAACCAGATTGATGTGCTGACGAAAACCTTCCTCGGCATGACGGTCGCCTGCGCCCGCTGTCACGATCACAAGTTCGACCCGATCCCCACCAGCGACTACTACGCGATGGCCGGGATCCTCGAGAGTTCCCGCCGCAGTTATGTCGATCTCCGCGACGCCGAGACGCTCGATGCGACGGTGATCCGCATGCTTCAGCTCAAGGAAGAGCACAAAGGGAAGGTGCTCGATCATGCGGTGGCACAACTCCGAAACACCATGCCGGCCGACCTCGAAGGCTTTGCGATCGCCGACCCGGCGGCCAAAGATCTGTCGCAGCCGTGGACCGTCTGGAAGCGACTCGCTTCCCTGAATGACGGCAAGCAGTTCCAGAATGCGAAGCAGAAACTGCTCCGGCAATTGCGGGAGCACAACGCCGCCTGTGCCGCCTACGAGAAGCAGTCGAGCGTCTACGAGGATTTCCGAACGGGGATGCCGACGTCGTGGATTCCGCAGGGACAGTCGTTCGCGGCGACCGGGGATCGAGTTGACTTCCTGTTTTCCGCCGACCCGTGGCATCCACTCGAGCGGATCGTGCCGCGGCATCAGGTTCACTCCGGGTCCGCCAGCGGCCTGACGTACGGCGTCCTGCGGACACCGACCTTTGTCATCGACAAGCCGTTCATCGATTACCATGTCACACGAACCAACGGCAGTCGCCTGACCGAAGTTCGGCACGACGGCCGACTCAAGGATGGTCAGATCCATCTCGTCATCGACTGTTTCCAGCAGGCGCGCTCGCCCATTTACGGTCAACTCTCGTTGAAGGTCGAAGCCAACGGTAAACCGCACTGGACACGGCAGGATGTTTCGAAGTGGGTCGGACACCGGGCCTACATTGAGTTCATGGACGAAGACCGCGGTCATCTGGCCGTTGATGAAGTCCGCTTTTCAGATGGCCAGACTCCGGTCACTCCTGCTCATGAGGAATTGATCGCCCTGCTCGACAATCCCGCCATCGATTCTCCGGCGGCGTTTCGCACCGCCTTCGCGGAACTGGTTTCGGGGAGTCTTGAACAGGTACGAACGATGGCCGGCAGCGGCCAGCAGCCGGATGCCCTCGCGATCGATCTGGTCAATGGCCTGCTCGATCAGCAGCAGACCGGCGACATGACGCAGCCACGACCGGAATGGCTCGATGCTCTGTATGTCGAACGGACATCGCTGGAGAAGCAGCTCGACACTCCGGTCCTTGGCGTCGCCATGGTCGACGGTAGCCCGATCGATTCCCCGCTGCTGATTCGCGGAAACCCGGGCAAGCCGTCCGACGAAGTTCCCCGACAGTTTCTCAGCGTGCTCGGCGGCACGCCCGAAGACATTCCAGCCGATCAGAGCGGACGGCTGCAGTTGGCCGAAGCGATGACCTCGCCGGAGAATCCCCTCTTCGATCGCGTCATCGTCAACCGCATCTGGAAGCATCACTTCGGTCGCGGACTCGTCCCTACGCCAGACGATTTCGGGCGAATGGGAACGCCGCCCTCGCATCCGGAACTGCTCGACTGGCTGGCGATCGAATTCCGAAAGAATGGCCGCTCTCTGAAATGGCTGCATCGCGAGTTGATGACGACCGCCACCTATCAGATGAGCAGCGACATTCGCCCCGACTGCCAGGAAGCCGATCCCCAGAATGTGCTCCTGCATCGGATGCCGGTTCGTCGGCTCGGTGCCGAAGCGATTCGCGATTCGATGCTCGCCGTCGCCGGGACTCTCGATGAAACGCAGTTTGGCCCGCCGGTTCCCACGTATCTCACCCCCTTCATGCAGGGGCGAGGACGCCCGAAGGCCTCCGGCCCGCTGAACGGCAGCAACCGCCGCAGCATTTATCTCGAAGTCCGTCGGAACTTCCTCTCGCCGATGTTCCTCGCGTTCGACTATCCACTCCCGTTGACCACCACCGGACGTCGGAGCGTCTCGAATGTTCCCGCTCAGGCCCTGGTGATGATGAATAACGAGTTCGCCTGGCTGCAGGCCGATCTGTGGGCCATGAACGTGCTCGAACAGCCGGAACGTCCGCTCGAACAGCGGATCACCGACCTGTATCTGACCGCCTACAGTCGAAAGCCGACCGAGATCGAAGTGAACACCGGACGCCAGTTTATCGAAGACGAACTGGCAGCCGGCCGAACCGAGCGGGAAGTCTGGCAGGACTATTGCCAGGTCCTCATGAACGCCAAGGAGTTCATGTTCATTCGATAG
- a CDS encoding superoxide dismutase family protein — protein sequence MMKHLALALTLAVLALPAAAQAQPKDAHAHAEGAPPMPTEAVAVLAPTEGNKVKGLIMLTKKDGYVHVWGEVHGLTPGEHGFHIHEFGDLRKPDGTSAGGHFNPDGHDHGGPGDDKHHAGDLGNITAGEDGVAKVDIKAKGLHLHFTLGRSIVVHAGKDDLKSQPSGDAGPRVAVGVIGVAQGK from the coding sequence ATGATGAAACACCTCGCACTCGCTCTTACCCTCGCGGTTCTGGCACTGCCGGCCGCTGCTCAGGCTCAGCCGAAGGATGCCCACGCTCACGCCGAAGGCGCCCCTCCGATGCCGACCGAAGCCGTCGCCGTGCTCGCGCCGACGGAAGGCAACAAGGTCAAAGGGCTGATCATGCTCACCAAGAAGGACGGCTACGTGCATGTCTGGGGCGAAGTCCACGGACTGACTCCGGGCGAGCACGGCTTCCACATTCACGAGTTCGGCGATCTTCGTAAGCCGGACGGCACCTCGGCCGGTGGCCACTTCAACCCGGATGGACATGACCACGGCGGCCCTGGCGATGACAAACATCACGCCGGTGACCTCGGTAATATCACCGCCGGCGAAGATGGCGTCGCCAAAGTCGACATCAAAGCCAAAGGCCTGCACCTGCACTTCACGCTGGGTCGCTCGATCGTCGTTCACGCTGGCAAAGACGACCTGAAGAGCCAGCCGTCCGGAGACGCCGGTCCCCGCGTCGCTGTCGGAGTCATTGGCGTCGCTCAGGGTAAATAA
- the rnhA gene encoding ribonuclease HI gives MTSSADTPADSSEPVVLLFTDGACKGNPGRGGWAYVLRHVPTSQEREASGGAAVTTNNQMELQAVIEGLEALTRPVFVEVVTDSQYVAKGCSEWLAGWKKNGWKRKEKGRLKPIKNEEHWRKLDALLNKHKVKLTWVRGHVGHPENERCDQLAVAAAEAVGNE, from the coding sequence ATGACCTCATCTGCCGACACCCCGGCTGACTCGTCCGAGCCGGTGGTCCTGCTGTTTACCGATGGAGCCTGCAAAGGCAATCCGGGCCGCGGCGGCTGGGCGTACGTCCTCAGACACGTGCCGACCAGTCAGGAACGCGAAGCTTCCGGCGGCGCCGCCGTCACCACGAACAACCAGATGGAACTGCAGGCCGTCATCGAAGGCCTTGAGGCGCTCACGCGGCCCGTCTTCGTGGAAGTGGTCACCGACAGCCAGTATGTCGCCAAGGGTTGCTCCGAATGGCTCGCCGGCTGGAAGAAGAACGGCTGGAAGCGGAAAGAAAAAGGCCGCCTGAAGCCGATCAAGAACGAAGAGCACTGGCGGAAGCTCGATGCCCTGCTCAACAAGCATAAGGTCAAGCTGACCTGGGTCCGGGGACACGTCGGACATCCCGAAAACGAACGCTGCGACCAGCTTGCCGTCGCAGCCGCTGAAGCGGTCGGAAACGAGTAG
- the infA gene encoding translation initiation factor IF-1, translated as MAKEEAIEVEGTVVEALANTQFRVELENGHLVMAHVAGKMRKHFIRIVPGDKVVVEVSPYDLSRGRITFRER; from the coding sequence ATGGCCAAAGAGGAGGCCATCGAGGTCGAAGGTACCGTTGTTGAAGCTCTGGCCAACACGCAGTTTCGCGTGGAGCTGGAGAACGGCCATCTGGTCATGGCGCACGTCGCCGGCAAGATGCGCAAGCACTTCATTCGTATTGTTCCGGGAGATAAGGTTGTCGTCGAGGTTTCTCCGTACGACCTGAGCCGGGGCCGCATTACGTTCCGAGAACGTTAG
- a CDS encoding phytanoyl-CoA dioxygenase family protein has translation MTTRTTAAASDIATEFERDGFAVLRGFVPAALRQRMMDVTRRDVAELREPIEYEADVQYPGSPESLDAPGGRTVRRLRQALSRDPVFQEWLSYPPLVGCLQQLLGAPVYCPMAHHNCVMTKHPRFSSETGWHRDTRFWNFQSGDLVNTWLALGEERPENGCLKVIPGSHRMEIGKDRLDDLQFLDSEHPENVPLFDTVQFVELAPGDLLLFHARTFHAATRNFSDQTKYSVVFTFHGPENEPVPGSKSSRYPELVLPDISGL, from the coding sequence TTGACTACTCGCACAACTGCTGCCGCCAGTGACATCGCCACCGAGTTCGAACGCGACGGATTTGCCGTGCTGCGAGGCTTCGTCCCGGCTGCGCTGCGTCAGCGGATGATGGACGTGACCCGCAGAGACGTGGCCGAATTGCGGGAGCCGATTGAGTACGAAGCCGATGTGCAGTACCCCGGCTCCCCCGAATCGCTCGACGCTCCGGGAGGCCGCACGGTCCGCAGATTAAGGCAGGCGCTCTCGCGCGATCCGGTCTTTCAGGAGTGGCTCAGCTATCCGCCGCTGGTCGGCTGTCTGCAGCAGTTGCTGGGCGCTCCCGTCTACTGCCCCATGGCGCATCATAATTGTGTGATGACCAAACATCCGCGGTTCAGCAGTGAAACCGGCTGGCATCGCGACACTCGCTTCTGGAACTTTCAGTCGGGTGATCTCGTCAATACCTGGCTGGCGTTGGGGGAAGAGCGTCCGGAGAATGGTTGCCTCAAGGTAATTCCCGGCTCGCATCGCATGGAGATCGGCAAGGATCGCCTCGATGATCTGCAGTTTCTCGACAGCGAACATCCGGAAAACGTGCCCCTCTTCGATACCGTGCAGTTTGTCGAACTCGCTCCCGGCGACCTGCTGCTGTTCCACGCACGCACTTTCCATGCGGCGACGCGGAACTTCTCCGATCAGACCAAGTATTCCGTCGTCTTCACGTTCCACGGTCCGGAGAACGAACCCGTGCCCGGCTCGAAGTCGTCACGCTACCCGGAACTCGTGCTGCCGGATATCTCCGGTCTCTAA